One stretch of Streptomyces sp. A2-16 DNA includes these proteins:
- a CDS encoding META domain-containing protein: protein MKRTTYAKYAAAALAGTTVLAACGTEPAGSGAKDVAPLADTITDASWVPKKVTVDGKDYVLPGKAALKKARITFATGTPDPDTGGGESGGSVGCNNIGADVDIRGDTVRVTDLVRTLIGCPGALGEFEEKFVGVFDNDLKARLDGPPGARTLTLTSPEDDTITLREEKPPALKGTRWSLGENAHLILTKNNTVTGSLGCNTFNGKATVKDGTIEFGRLATTRKMCAGPVMKTERELAEILSGKVSYQQEHDSLKITKAPGRSVTARAE, encoded by the coding sequence ATGAAGCGGACGACATACGCCAAGTACGCGGCCGCGGCCCTGGCCGGGACCACCGTCCTGGCCGCCTGCGGCACGGAACCGGCGGGGTCCGGGGCCAAGGACGTCGCCCCCCTCGCGGACACCATCACGGACGCCTCCTGGGTGCCCAAGAAGGTCACCGTCGACGGCAAGGACTACGTCCTGCCCGGGAAGGCCGCCCTCAAGAAGGCCCGGATCACCTTCGCGACCGGCACCCCCGATCCGGACACCGGCGGTGGTGAGTCGGGCGGTTCCGTGGGCTGCAACAACATCGGTGCCGATGTGGACATCCGCGGCGACACCGTCAGGGTCACCGACCTCGTCAGGACGCTGATCGGCTGCCCGGGTGCCCTGGGGGAGTTCGAGGAGAAGTTCGTCGGCGTCTTCGACAACGACCTCAAGGCCCGCCTGGACGGGCCCCCGGGCGCCAGGACCCTCACCCTCACCAGCCCGGAGGACGACACCATCACCCTGCGTGAGGAGAAGCCCCCCGCCCTGAAGGGCACCCGCTGGTCCCTCGGCGAGAACGCCCATCTCATCCTCACCAAGAACAACACCGTCACCGGCAGCCTCGGCTGCAACACCTTCAACGGCAAGGCCACGGTCAAGGACGGCACCATCGAGTTCGGGCGTCTCGCGACCACGCGCAAGATGTGTGCGGGCCCGGTGATGAAGACCGAGCGCGAACTCGCCGAGATCCTCTCCGGAAAGGTCTCCTACCAGCAGGAACACGATTCGCTGAAGATCACCAAGGCGCCTGGCAGGAGCGTTACGGCCCGGGCGGAGTAA
- the purM gene encoding phosphoribosylformylglycinamidine cyclo-ligase produces the protein MSETTGASYAAAGVDIEAGDRAVELMKEWVKKTQRPEVLGGLGGFAGLFDASALKRFERPLLASATDGVGTKVDIARQLGVYDTIGHDLVAMVMDDIVVCGAEPLFMTDYICVGKVHPERVAAIVKGIAEGCVLAGCALVGGETAEHPGLLGPDDFDVAGAGTGVVEADRLLGADRIRKGDAVIAMAASGLHSNGYSLVRHVLLNEAGLSLDARIEELGRTLGEELLEPTKIYSLDCLALIRTAEVHAFSHVTGGGLAANLARVIPDGLHAVVDRGTWTPDPIFDLVGRTGQVERLELEKTLNMGVGMIAIVPEESADVALATLADRGVESWVAGEITDRGDKETGAEMVGDYSA, from the coding sequence ATGTCTGAGACAACTGGTGCCAGCTACGCAGCCGCGGGCGTCGACATCGAGGCGGGCGACCGCGCCGTAGAACTCATGAAGGAGTGGGTGAAGAAGACCCAGCGCCCCGAGGTCCTCGGCGGCCTCGGCGGTTTCGCCGGCCTCTTCGACGCCTCCGCCCTCAAGCGCTTCGAGCGTCCCCTGCTCGCCTCCGCCACCGACGGCGTGGGCACCAAGGTCGACATCGCGCGCCAGTTGGGCGTCTACGACACGATCGGCCACGACCTGGTCGCGATGGTCATGGACGACATCGTGGTGTGCGGTGCCGAGCCGCTGTTCATGACCGACTACATCTGCGTCGGCAAGGTCCACCCCGAGCGCGTCGCCGCGATCGTCAAGGGCATCGCCGAGGGCTGTGTGCTCGCGGGATGCGCCCTGGTGGGCGGCGAGACGGCCGAACACCCCGGTCTGCTGGGCCCGGACGACTTCGACGTCGCCGGCGCCGGTACGGGCGTGGTGGAGGCCGACCGGCTGCTCGGCGCGGATCGCATCCGTAAGGGTGACGCCGTCATCGCGATGGCCGCCTCGGGTCTTCACTCGAACGGGTACTCGCTCGTGCGGCATGTGCTCCTGAACGAGGCGGGCCTCTCCCTGGACGCCCGGATCGAGGAGCTCGGCCGCACCCTCGGCGAGGAGCTCCTGGAGCCCACCAAGATCTACTCGCTGGACTGCCTGGCCCTGATCCGCACGGCCGAGGTGCACGCCTTCTCGCACGTCACCGGCGGCGGTCTGGCGGCCAACCTGGCCCGGGTCATCCCCGACGGACTGCACGCCGTCGTCGACCGCGGCACCTGGACCCCGGACCCGATCTTCGACCTCGTCGGCAGGACGGGTCAGGTCGAGCGCCTGGAGCTGGAGAAGACCCTGAACATGGGCGTCGGCATGATCGCGATCGTCCCCGAGGAATCGGCGGACGTCGCCCTGGCCACCCTGGCCGACCGCGGGGTCGAGTCCTGGGTCGCGGGCGAGATCACCGACCGCGGCGACAAGGAGACCGGCGCCGAGATGGTGGGCGACTACAGCGCCTGA
- a CDS encoding maleylpyruvate isomerase family mycothiol-dependent enzyme, with protein sequence MPTARKRARTYDPVKIRTAVQAQLGNVRAAVRTLTPEQLECRTRLGEWTVRELVAHIGMAVTAVHRSLDRPAPPRQDATLLDWPFATAASAAAIDDFTRGLAERHPDLDAYLGDVERTLAELLDAHPGTRLLETNAGALPLADYLVTRTVELVVHTDDLSAAVPGLDIPHDRQALAACTRLLADALAVKAPGGSTEVRVPPYAVVQCVEGPKHTRGTPPNVVETDPLTWIRLATGRLTWKDALDEAKVSAGGERADLGGLLPIMT encoded by the coding sequence ATGCCCACGGCCAGGAAGCGCGCCCGCACCTACGACCCCGTCAAGATCCGCACGGCCGTGCAGGCCCAGCTCGGAAACGTACGGGCAGCCGTACGCACCCTGACCCCCGAGCAACTGGAGTGCCGCACGCGGCTGGGCGAGTGGACGGTGCGCGAGCTGGTCGCGCACATCGGGATGGCGGTCACGGCCGTCCACCGGAGCCTGGACCGGCCCGCGCCCCCGCGGCAGGACGCCACGCTCCTCGACTGGCCCTTCGCCACCGCCGCGAGCGCCGCGGCCATCGACGACTTCACCCGCGGCCTCGCCGAACGGCACCCCGACCTCGACGCCTACCTCGGCGACGTCGAGCGGACCCTGGCCGAGCTGCTGGACGCACACCCCGGCACACGGCTTCTGGAGACCAACGCCGGAGCGCTGCCCCTCGCCGACTACCTCGTCACCCGCACCGTCGAACTCGTCGTCCACACCGACGACCTGAGCGCCGCCGTGCCCGGCCTCGACATCCCGCACGACCGTCAGGCCCTCGCCGCCTGCACCCGGCTTCTCGCCGACGCCCTCGCCGTCAAGGCGCCCGGCGGCTCGACCGAGGTGCGGGTGCCGCCGTACGCCGTCGTGCAGTGCGTCGAAGGGCCCAAGCACACCCGTGGCACCCCGCCGAACGTCGTGGAGACCGACCCGCTGACCTGGATCCGGCTCGCGACCGGCCGGCTCACCTGGAAGGACGCGCTCGACGAGGCCAAGGTGAGCGCCGGCGGGGAGCGGGCGGACCTCGGCGGACTGCTGCCGATCATGACCTGA
- the purF gene encoding amidophosphoribosyltransferase gives MPRGDGRLSHDLLPGEKGPQDACGVFGVWAPGEEVAKLTYFGLYALQHRGQESAGIAVSNGSQILVFKDMGLVSQVFDETSLGSLQGHIAVGHARYSTTGASVWENAQPTFRATAHGSIALGHNGNLVNTAQLAEMVADLPKQEGRSPRVAATNDTDLLTALLAAQVDEDGKPLTIEEGAHSVLPKVRGAFSLVFMDEHTLYAARDPQGIRPLVLGRLERGWVVASESAALDICGAAYVREIEPGEFIAIDENGLRSSRFADAKPKGCVFEYVYLARPDTDIAGRNVYLSRVEMGRKLAKEAPVEADLVIATPESGTPAAIGYAEASGIPFGAGLVKNAYVGRTFIQPSQTIRQLGIRLKLNPLKEVIKGKRLVVVDDSIVRGNTQRALVRMLREAGAAEVHIRISSPPVKWPCFFGIDFATRAELIANGMTIDEIGTSLGADSLAYISIDGMIEATTIAKPNLCRACFDGEYPMELPDPELLGKQLLETELAAGPAATAAADAIRRP, from the coding sequence GTGCCACGTGGTGACGGTCGACTCAGTCATGATCTGCTCCCCGGCGAGAAAGGTCCTCAGGACGCCTGCGGCGTCTTCGGGGTCTGGGCTCCCGGTGAAGAGGTCGCCAAGCTCACTTACTTCGGGCTCTACGCCCTCCAGCATCGGGGCCAGGAATCCGCGGGAATCGCGGTCAGCAACGGCTCCCAGATCCTCGTCTTCAAGGACATGGGCCTCGTGTCCCAGGTCTTCGACGAGACCTCTCTCGGTTCGCTCCAGGGTCACATCGCGGTCGGTCACGCCCGCTACTCGACCACCGGCGCCTCCGTGTGGGAGAACGCCCAGCCGACGTTCCGTGCCACCGCGCACGGTTCCATCGCGCTCGGCCACAACGGCAACCTGGTCAACACGGCGCAGCTCGCCGAGATGGTCGCCGACCTGCCCAAGCAGGAGGGCCGCAGCCCTCGTGTGGCCGCCACCAACGACACCGACCTGCTCACCGCGCTCCTCGCGGCCCAGGTCGACGAGGACGGCAAGCCGCTGACCATCGAGGAGGGGGCCCATTCCGTCCTCCCCAAGGTGCGCGGAGCGTTCTCGCTCGTCTTCATGGACGAGCACACCCTCTACGCGGCCCGCGACCCGCAGGGCATCCGCCCGCTGGTCCTCGGCCGCCTGGAGCGCGGCTGGGTCGTCGCCTCCGAGTCCGCCGCCCTCGACATCTGCGGTGCGGCCTACGTCCGTGAGATCGAGCCGGGCGAGTTCATCGCCATCGACGAGAACGGACTGCGCAGCTCCCGATTCGCGGATGCGAAGCCCAAGGGCTGTGTCTTCGAGTACGTCTATCTGGCGCGCCCCGACACCGACATCGCCGGCCGGAACGTCTACCTCTCCCGCGTGGAGATGGGCCGCAAGCTCGCGAAGGAAGCGCCCGTAGAGGCCGACCTCGTCATAGCGACTCCGGAGTCCGGCACCCCGGCGGCCATCGGTTACGCCGAGGCGTCCGGGATCCCCTTCGGTGCGGGTCTCGTGAAGAACGCCTACGTCGGCCGTACGTTCATCCAGCCCTCGCAGACCATTCGCCAGCTCGGCATCCGCCTGAAGCTGAACCCGCTCAAGGAAGTCATCAAGGGCAAGCGTCTGGTCGTCGTCGACGACTCGATCGTCCGCGGCAACACCCAGCGCGCCCTGGTCCGCATGCTCCGCGAGGCGGGCGCCGCCGAGGTCCACATCCGGATCTCCTCGCCGCCGGTCAAGTGGCCCTGCTTCTTCGGCATCGACTTCGCCACCCGCGCCGAGCTCATCGCCAACGGCATGACCATCGACGAGATCGGCACCTCGCTGGGCGCCGACTCCCTGGCGTACATCTCCATCGACGGCATGATCGAGGCGACCACCATCGCCAAGCCGAACCTCTGCCGCGCCTGCTTCGACGGCGAGTACCCGATGGAGCTCCCGGACCCCGAGCTGCTCGGCAAGCAGCTCCTGGAGACCGAGCTGGCCGCCGGGCCCGCCGCCACGGCCGCCGCCGACGCGATCCGTCGCCCGTAG